In Mycolicibacterium nivoides, the DNA window GGACGGCCGAACGACTGGAGGATCGATGACATCGGGATCGGGTGCGAACAGCTGGCGTCGGGTCGTCACCGGATGGGTGACGGGCGGTGCGCTGGTCCTGGGGGCGTTGGCAGGCGCGGGTGCGCCGACGGCGGCCGCCGATCCCGCTGAGCCGACGCCGGTGGCCGGTGCGTCGGGGTCTGATGCGCCTGCGCCGACGCAGATGACCGCGGACGAAGCGCTGTCCATCATCGCCAAGGATTACGACACCGGTGAGGGCGGTGGCCAGATCTCGACGCTGATCCACGACATCCTGAAGCTGCGTCAACAGGGATACAAGCCGTCGAACGCCAACCGGGAAGCCATCACGAAGGCGCTCGACAAGCGGCCCAACCAGGTGCCGTTGATCGACGCCCTCAAGAGCACGCTGTCCTATCAGCGCAAGTTGCAGGCACAGTCCCAGGCGCAGATTCCGAAGCAGAGTGGTCTCAACCCCGGCATCGCTCCCATTCCGGGCGGGGGCGGCGGTCAGCCCAGTGGCGGCATCTCGATCCCGCTGGGCTAGCTTCACTTCGTGGTCGACGAGAAGCTTTTGAGCATCCTGGTGTGCCCGCAGGACCGCGGGCCGCTGCTGCTGGCCGGTAAGGACTGGCTCTATAACCCCCGGTTGCGGCGGGCCTACCGGATCGAGGACGGCATCCCGGTGCTGCTCGTCGACGAGGCTGTGGCCATCGAGGACGACGCCGAGCACCGCCGGCTGCTGGAGTTGGCGGGATCAGGGGAATCCGGGTAGGTCGCCCGTCAGGTAGCGCTGCAGGGTGGGCGCGATCGTCTCGGCGATCTGATCCGCCGGGAGCGTGGCGAAGGGATCCAACTCCAGGATGTAGCGCGCCATCGCTACTCCGACCAGTTGCGAGGCGACGAACTGGATACGCACTCGGGAACTGCCGGGCGGGTTGTCCACCCGGGGCCCGATCTCGCCGATGATGATCTCCTGGAGGAACGACCGCACCAGGGATACGTCGTTGCCGGCCAGGATGGAGCGCAGCGTCGCGACGAAGCCCTTGCCGATGTCGGAATCCCACAGTGGCAACAGGATTGACGGCAGGGTGTGCCCGATCTGCTCGACCGGGACCTCTTTGAGCCTTCCGATCACGGTCATCGGATCGATGGGTATGTGGATCGCCGCCGCGAAGAGCTGGGTCTTGGTGCCGAAGTAGTGATGCACCAGGGCGGCGTCCACCCCGGCGTCGGCCGCGATGGCACGGATCGAGGTCTTGTCGATGCCGTTGCGGGAGAACAACTCCCGCGCACTGGCCAGGATGCGCTCGCGCCTGTCCGACGGACCGGCGGGGCGGCCGGGGCGTTTGCGTTCTCGTTCGGAATCGATGTCGGTACTCACGGCTTCCTAGGGTGTTCGGCGGCGCAGGGTGGCCGCGGCCAGACAGAGCGCCAATACAGCAAATCCCACCACGATCGCGATGTCACGGGCCGCGACGGCGGTCAGCTCGGGATGTGCGCCGACCTGCTGCAATGCTTCCAGGGCATAGCTGGCCGGCAGCACGTTGCTGATCCATTGCAGCCATTCCGGCAGAGCGGCGCGCGGCACGATGATGCCGCACAACAGCAGCTGCGGTGCGATCACCACGGGCATGAACTGGACGGCCTGGAACTCGGTGCGGGCGAACGCGCTGCACAACAGGCCGAGCCCGACGCCCAGGACGGCGTTGATGATCGCGATCAGGAACACCAGGATGGGGCTGCCGGCGGTGTCGAGGCCGAGGAACCAGAACGAGACGATGCAGGCCAGGGTGGCCTGGGCCGCGGCGGCGATCGAGAACGCGGTGCCGTAGGCCGCCAGCAGGTCGAAGCGGCGCAGGGGTGTGGTCAGGATGCGCTCGAGGGTTCCCGAGACGCGTTCGCGCTGCATGGTGATCGAGGTGATCAGGAACATCACGATCAGCGGGAAGACGCCGAGCATGATCAGGCACGCGTTGTTGAACGGCGTCGGGTGTCCCGGCTGGTGCGGCGCATTCTGGAACATGAAGTACATCAGCGTGATGATCAGGCTGGGTACCACCAGGATCATCGCGACGCTGCGGTGGTCGGCGGCCAGTTGCCGCAGGATCCGGCCGGTTGTGGCCAGGTAGGCCGCCGGGCTCAGTCGGCTCGGTTGATCGCGCCCGAGTCGCTGCGCCGGATGACGGTGAGAAACGCTTCCTCCAGGGACGTACATTCCGTGTCCTTCCGTAGCTGGTCCGGGGTGGTGTGGGCAAGCAGTAGGCCTTCACGCATGAGCAGCAGGTCTCCGCAGTGGTCGGCTTCGTCCATCACGTGGCTGGAGACCAGCAGCGTGGTGCCGCGTCGCGACAGCTCGTTGAACTGTTCCCACAGGTCGACGCGCAGCACCGGGTCGAGGCCGACGGTGGGTTCGTCGAGCACCAGGAGTTCGGGCTCGGACACCAGGGCGCAGGCCAGCGAGACCCGGGTGCGCTGTCCACCCGAGAGATTGCCGCAGTAGGCGGTGCGGTGATCGTCGAGACCGACCGACCGGATGGCATCTGCCGCCGAGTCCGCCGACGTTCCGTACAGCGCGGCGAAGTACCGCACGTTGTCGATCACCCGCAGGTCGTCGTAGATCGTCGGATCCTGGGTCACGTACCCGACCCGGTGCCGCAGCGGTGCGGAACCGGCAGGGTGTCCGAGCACCGTGACGGTTCCGGCCGCGACGATCTGAGTCCCGACGATGCTGCGCATCAAGGTGGACTTGCCGCAACCCGATGGGCCGAGCAGACCGGTGATGCTACCGCCGCCGATCTGCACGGTGAGGTCGCGGATCGCAGGCCGCCCACCGCGGTTGACCTGCAGTCCGGCGATGTCGATGGCCGGGGGAGCAGCCCCGGCGGGGAATCCTGTAGAGAATTCATCGATCGATGAAGTCATCATGTGATGAATACTGCGCTCAAGCGTGGCCGGTGTCAACGGTGGATCTTGCGAAGTGCAGAATCGCTCGGGTGGGCTTGCAGATGGGCACCGAGCTGTTGACTGGTGCCCCCCTGGTCGCGGCCCGCCGACTGTTGGGAGCCGAGCTGACCGGCCGCGGTGTCAGCGCCGTCATCGTCGAGGTGGAGGCCTACGGCGGCCCGCCCGATGGACCCTGGCCCGACGCCGCCTCACACTCGTTTCGCGGTGCGGGCGGCCGGAATCTCGTGATGTTCGGCCCGCCGGGGTATCTGTACACCTACCGCAGCCACGGCATCCACGTCTGCGCGAATGTGGTCTGCGGGCACGACGGTGTCGCGGGCGCGGTACTGCTGCGAGCGGCGTCGGTGTGCGTCGGGGCCGAGGTGGCCGGCGCCCGTCGTGGACCGGCGATTCGCCCGGCGGCGCTGGCGCGGGGACCGGGCAACCTCTGTTCGGCACTGGGAATCACCATGGAGGACAACGGAATTGACCTCTTCGATGCCGACAGCCCGGTCCGCTTGACGTTGGGTGATCCGCTTCCGGCGGTCGACGGCCCACGGGTCGGTGTGAGCAAGGCTGCCGACCGTAGATGGCGGTTGTGGCTGGCGGACAGGGGAGAGGTGTCGGCATACCGGCGCAGCCCGCGGGCCCCCGCGCCCGGTGCCAGTGATTGATGTCGGCGATGCGGCATGATCGTCGTCATGAGCATGGGAATCCTCGATGAGCTGGACTGGCGTGGCCTGATCGCGCAGTCGACCGACCGCGACGCGCTGGCCGATGACCTGGCCAAGGGGCCCATGACCGTCTACTCGGGCTTCGACCCGACCGCGCCGAGCCTGCACGCGGGCCACCTGGTGCCATTGCTGACTCTGCGCCGGTTTCAGCGTGCCGGCCACCGGCCCATCGTGCTCGCCGGCGGGGCCACCGGGATGATCGGCGACCCTCGCGATACCGGGGAACGCACACTGAACACCGCCGACACGGTCGCCGACTGGGCCGGTCGCATCCGCGGCCAGCTGGAACGGTTCGTCGAATTCGACGACACCCCGACCGGCGCCATCGTCGAGAACAACCTGAACTGGACGGGCCAGCTCTCGGCCATCGAATTCCTCCGTGACCTGGGTAAATACTTCTCGGTGAACGTGATGCTCGACCGGGAGACGGTGCGCCGCAGGCTGGAGGGCGACGGCATCTCCTACACCGAGTTCAGCTACATGCTTCTTCAGGCCAACGACTTCGTGGAGCTGCACCAGCGCCACGGCTGCGCATTGCAGATCGGTGGTTCCGACCAGTGGGGCAACATCGTGGCCGGCGCCCGACTGGTCCGCCAGAAGCTGGGTGCCACCGTGCACGCCATGACAACTCCGCTGGTCACCGACTCGGAGGGCAAGAAGTTCGGCAAGTCCACCGGTGGCGGCAACCTGTGGCTCGATCCGGAGATGACCAGCCCATACGCCTGGTACCAGTACTTCGTGAACACCGCCGATGCCGACGTGATCGGGTACCTGCGCTGGTTCACCTTCCTGTCCTCGGATGAGATCGCCGAGCTGGAGGATGCCACCCAGAACCGCGCCCATGAACGCGCCGCGCAGAAGCGGTTGGCGCGTGAACTCACCACGTTGGTGCATGGGGAAGGCGCGACCACGGGGGTCGAGCTGGCCAGTCAGGCGCTGTTCGGCCGGGCCGAGTTGACCGATCTCGACCAGTCCACCCTCGGCGCCGCGTTGCGTGAGGCCAGTAATGGACAGGTCGCCGAGCTGAAGCCGGGCGGTCCGGATTCGATCATCGATTTGTTGGTCGGCACGGGGTTGGCGGCGAGTAAGGGAGCGGCACGCCGCAACGTCGCGGAGGGCGGCGTCTATGTGAACAACATTCGTATTGAAAGCGACGAGTGGATACCACAGCATTCAGATTTTCTGCATGAGCGTTGGCTCGTGTTGCGACGTGGCAAGCGGCACATTGCCGGGGTCGAGCGCGTGGGCGCCTAGGCCAGCCGGCGGCCGGGTTCTGAACTGGGAAAACGTCGGAGCGACCAGGCGATTTGACTCGCTGTTAGCGCTCACGTAACTTATTCCAGGTCAGAGCGACACGGACAAGCGCCGGAGAGCGAGGACGAAATCCGAGAGAGACACCCATTACGGTGGGTATTCTCACTGCCCGCAGTAAAGTTCAGCGGCTTTTAGCCGCGGGATTTCTGCGCGACAAACTCGGGCGTGTTGTTTGAGAACTCAATAGTGTGTTTGGTGGTTTTTGTTTGTTGTTTTTTGCCACTCATTAATCGCCCCCCACGTTTTACGTGGGGGGCGATTCGCTTTTATTTCTCAATTTTGATCATCGAATTCCATTGATATTCGAGTGATTACCCGCTGCGTCGGCGCTCACATAATTATGTCGGCCGTGGCTGCTGCCAGTATCCTTTGCGGGAAGGGCGGGTAGAAAGGCACACGTGGTCGGAGACAGACAAGGCGACGGAGAGCGGCGCCCGCGGCGTGCATCCAACGACCGCACATCGAGCAACAATTCGGGTCCTCGGCGGCACTACGACCAGCGTGGGCGGGATCAACGTGCCGGCGCGCCCCGGACATCCGGGCCGGGCCGGGCGCGTGCGGCGCAGCCGGCCGCTGACGGCGATCCCAGGCACGAGGGCCCGCGATTGCCGGCCGACGTGGAGGCCAAAGAACTGGCTCCCGATGTGCGTCGGGAACTGGTCACTCTGGACAAGACGACCGCCGATTTCGTCGCCCGTCATCTCGTGATGGCCGGCAAGTTGCTCGACGAAGATCCCGATGCCGCACTCGCCCACGCCCGTGCCGCCCGTAACCGGGCCGGCCGGATCGCAGTGGTGCGTGAGGCTGTCGGCATCGCGGCCTACCACAGCGGTGACTGGGCACAGGCTCTCGCCGAATTGCGTGCTGCGCGGCGTATGGGCAGCAAGTCCGCGCTGCTGCCGATGATCGCCGATTGCGAACGCGGTGTGGGACGGCCCGAGCGGGCATTGGAACTGGCTCGCAGCGACGAGGCAACCGCGCTCACCGGTGAGGA includes these proteins:
- a CDS encoding ABC transporter permease, which produces MYVPGGSVSHRHPAQRLGRDQPSRLSPAAYLATTGRILRQLAADHRSVAMILVVPSLIITLMYFMFQNAPHQPGHPTPFNNACLIMLGVFPLIVMFLITSITMQRERVSGTLERILTTPLRRFDLLAAYGTAFSIAAAAQATLACIVSFWFLGLDTAGSPILVFLIAIINAVLGVGLGLLCSAFARTEFQAVQFMPVVIAPQLLLCGIIVPRAALPEWLQWISNVLPASYALEALQQVGAHPELTAVAARDIAIVVGFAVLALCLAAATLRRRTP
- a CDS encoding tetratricopeptide repeat protein; the protein is MVGDRQGDGERRPRRASNDRTSSNNSGPRRHYDQRGRDQRAGAPRTSGPGRARAAQPAADGDPRHEGPRLPADVEAKELAPDVRRELVTLDKTTADFVARHLVMAGKLLDEDPDAALAHARAARNRAGRIAVVREAVGIAAYHSGDWAQALAELRAARRMGSKSALLPMIADCERGVGRPERALELARSDEATALTGEDADELRIVTAGARSDLGQFEQALAILSTPQLDPTKVGQTAARLFYVYADTLLALGRTEEALQWFLHAEQADIDGITDAEDRITELS
- a CDS encoding DNA-3-methyladenine glycosylase, translated to MGTELLTGAPLVAARRLLGAELTGRGVSAVIVEVEAYGGPPDGPWPDAASHSFRGAGGRNLVMFGPPGYLYTYRSHGIHVCANVVCGHDGVAGAVLLRAASVCVGAEVAGARRGPAIRPAALARGPGNLCSALGITMEDNGIDLFDADSPVRLTLGDPLPAVDGPRVGVSKAADRRWRLWLADRGEVSAYRRSPRAPAPGASD
- a CDS encoding ABC transporter ATP-binding protein — its product is MMTSSIDEFSTGFPAGAAPPAIDIAGLQVNRGGRPAIRDLTVQIGGGSITGLLGPSGCGKSTLMRSIVGTQIVAAGTVTVLGHPAGSAPLRHRVGYVTQDPTIYDDLRVIDNVRYFAALYGTSADSAADAIRSVGLDDHRTAYCGNLSGGQRTRVSLACALVSEPELLVLDEPTVGLDPVLRVDLWEQFNELSRRGTTLLVSSHVMDEADHCGDLLLMREGLLLAHTTPDQLRKDTECTSLEEAFLTVIRRSDSGAINRAD
- a CDS encoding TetR/AcrR family transcriptional regulator, which gives rise to MSTDIDSERERKRPGRPAGPSDRRERILASARELFSRNGIDKTSIRAIAADAGVDAALVHHYFGTKTQLFAAAIHIPIDPMTVIGRLKEVPVEQIGHTLPSILLPLWDSDIGKGFVATLRSILAGNDVSLVRSFLQEIIIGEIGPRVDNPPGSSRVRIQFVASQLVGVAMARYILELDPFATLPADQIAETIAPTLQRYLTGDLPGFP
- the tyrS gene encoding tyrosine--tRNA ligase — protein: MSMGILDELDWRGLIAQSTDRDALADDLAKGPMTVYSGFDPTAPSLHAGHLVPLLTLRRFQRAGHRPIVLAGGATGMIGDPRDTGERTLNTADTVADWAGRIRGQLERFVEFDDTPTGAIVENNLNWTGQLSAIEFLRDLGKYFSVNVMLDRETVRRRLEGDGISYTEFSYMLLQANDFVELHQRHGCALQIGGSDQWGNIVAGARLVRQKLGATVHAMTTPLVTDSEGKKFGKSTGGGNLWLDPEMTSPYAWYQYFVNTADADVIGYLRWFTFLSSDEIAELEDATQNRAHERAAQKRLARELTTLVHGEGATTGVELASQALFGRAELTDLDQSTLGAALREASNGQVAELKPGGPDSIIDLLVGTGLAASKGAARRNVAEGGVYVNNIRIESDEWIPQHSDFLHERWLVLRRGKRHIAGVERVGA
- a CDS encoding Trm112 family protein, with translation MVDEKLLSILVCPQDRGPLLLAGKDWLYNPRLRRAYRIEDGIPVLLVDEAVAIEDDAEHRRLLELAGSGESG